atttaaacttccgtaatcatgatgtttgacgtgttgattttagtttattcccatgggttaattatcctttatcctggattagttgatatgtccatacggttttgtacataatagtccatcagtcataatcataaaatgcggaagtcttcgtcaaattattcttattcccgaagtcaaatattccaactaattggggattcgaattgtaacaaggtcttaatactttgtttaatgaatacaccaggttatcgactgagtgtagtccaaggttttactactttgttaataattacaccaattacccttgaatgtaatccacccctgtttcaacaagtctattaactattaatccagttccgtgttcggtaaaatgaacaattattggtatttatagatatcccgcccaccgtgcccagtcaagcgtatgtggttatttataaatacgtcaaattataacctttatattaaattaacgaggtatcgttaagttaatataaaacccattaatagcccatagtctaatttctacaagtgtcgttctttatccaaaccccaattatggtccaaagtccaattacccaattttaatatttagcccaacatcacgattacttcggcattaaataagcataatagtaacttagctacgagacattaatttaaaaaggttgaacataacttacaatgattaaaaatagcgtagcgttacacggacagaatttcgacttacacccttacaacagtcgctaacatacccttattattaaaattaaaattaaaattaatatatatatatatatatatatatatatatatatatatatatatatatatatatatatatatatatatatatatatatatatatatatatatatacgttgatagataggaagagaaaagGATGTGTttttgatcaaccaaaactgcgaatttataggacctgaccctcaaaatggggccatgcgatcgcatggattttactcttccaggccatgcgatcgcatggccagctggaagaGCTCATATGTCTTTGTttgcatcttgccgacggtttataaatatatatataatatataaataattttaagaattatttaaatattatattatatttatgtgcatagttgactcgtaatttttagtccgttgcgtcgagcgttgagagttgactctggttccggtttcggattttcgaacgtccttgcgtacaatttaatatcttgtactttgcattttgcgtcttgtactcttgtaatttcgagatgtttatcatcaataatttgaaccactttgattgtactttgtactttttagctttttagtcgtttgcgtcttcaattcgtcgaatctgtcttttgtcttcaccttttattatttaaatgaatatcacttgtaaatagaacaattgcaactaaaagcttgtctttcttgagggataatgctataaaatatatgttcgtttttagcattatcagtgtacCTGCAACTTCCCATGTTGAAAGTATTGTGACACAAACTGTCCTTGAGGGTATTTCTGTTACTGAAATACACAATAGTCTTGAACCACAACCTCAATTAAGAAGGTCTAGTAGGCAAACTGTTATTCCATCCAAGTACAAATATTTTGTACTCAATGGAAATGTCAAATATGATTTAAATACGTATTTAAACTATTGTAAACTTGGTTCAGAAAACTATTGttttgtttttaatcttaataaagGACATGAACCTAAATTTTTTTATGAGGCATCATTAGATCAAAATTGGGTTCGAGCCATGAATGATGAAATAGAAGCTCTAAATAGAAATAATACCTAGATAATTACTGATTTACCTTTAGGTAGAAAACCTATAGAATCCAAGTGGGTTTATAGAATTAAATATAAGTCAACTGGTAAAATAgataggtataaagctagacttgtagctaaaGGTTATAGTCAAAAGgaaggtattgattttgatgaaacTTTCTCTCATGTTGTTAAGATGGTTACTGTCAGAATTGTGATTACTATTGCTATGCAAAATAATTGGTCATTGTTTCAGATTGATATTAATAATGCATTCTTATATGGTGATTTAATTGAAGATGTATATATGTCTCTTTCTAAAGgttattttgataaaaatgataaaagagTTTGTAAGCTTGTTAAATCTTTATATGGTTAAAAGCAAGCTCCTAGAAAATGGAATAAAAAGTTTTGTGATGCTTTATCTGAGTATGGTTTTGAACAAAGTGTTAATGATTATTCTTTGTTTACAAAATGCAATGGGAGTGAACGCATGTACTTACttgtatatgttgatgatattatcttaaCTGGTAATAATCCAGAAGATATTGAAAATTGTAAAACTTTTTTGAAAACTAAATTCAAAATAAAAGATTTGGGTAAACTTAAGTATTTTATTGGAATTGAATTAGGTGAAGAAAATGTTTGTTTTGTTCCATCTCAAAGAAAATACTGTCTTGAAGTTATTTCTGAATTTGGTTTATTAGCAAATAAGCCTGCTATTACTCATATTGAAACTGGAATTGTTAATGTCTACAATTGATAATTGTTCTTCTTTTGATTTTCACTTAGCAGACATTAGTTTATATCAAAGACTTATTGGAAAATTGATTTATATTACTTTAACTAGACCTGATACTGCTTATGATGTTCATTGTTTAAGTCAGTGTATGCATGCTCCTTTGAATTCTCATTGAAAAGTACTTTCAGAGTTTTAAGATATTTAAAGGGGTCTCCAAGAACTGGCATTACTATTTCAAAGTGTGATAATTTTTCTATATCTGCTTATGTTGATTCTGATTATGTAAAATATTGTATGCAAAGAAAGTCTGTTACAGGTTTCTGTGTTTTTCCTGAAAATTACTTAGTTTCTTGGAAAAGCAAGAAACAATCTACTGTATCTAGATCATTTGCTGAAGCAGAGTATAGAGCTGTTGCTTCAGTTACATGTGAAATTGTTTGGATTTTGAAAATTATTGCAGACTTAAACACTAAAACTATTTTACCTGTTAATGTTTTTTGTGACAGTAAGTCTGCATTGCAAATTGCCAAAATCCTGTTTTTTATGAAAGAACTAAACACTTCGAAATAGATTTACATTTTGTTAGACAAAAATTCTCTTCTGGTATTATTGAAACACATCAAATttcttcaagtgataatatttctgATATTTTTACAAAAGAGCTCACTGGTTCACAACATAATGAGTTGTGTAAAAAACTTACTTTATCTGATGCTTTCCATGTTTAGATTAAGGAAGGGTATTGAAATTATATTGTAATCTAAACATGGATTATTTGTTATCTTTGGATCCTTATTTTTGGGTTAAGTAAACTGCAGGGACCTTCGAGTCATTTCTGGAAGATAAGTTTGGTGATCAAAGTGAAAACAATCAAACTTTGTTGTTGAACTTCAAGAGTGAACCAGAGGGGGCTGAAGTGAaatttaagttattatataatcttatttattttttaatttattcATTATTCTGTATTTCTGTTTCTTCTTCGTTCGATTGTTCTCTCAAACTTTATTAGGGTTTCATAGTGTATTGATTCGATTACTATAAACAACTTCAAATCTGTTGAACTTGTTTGTGAGTGACTGTGTGAACCTTTGTTTAGTTACAATCTTTGATTGTAATTagggttttttgtttttttttgtaatTGTTCAACTTTCTGTGATTGGAAGATTTACTTCATGTGATTGGAAGATTATTTCATTGTGCATTTGTTCAAAGATTTTGCTTAAACTAAAAATGATAACTAATTAACAAAATAAAGATAGATTAACTCGACGGAGACAAACGTATTCACTTAATTTTTTCTCCCCGGTCTTGATTGCGTTTTAAGAATCGTTCAATTATTGAGTGGTAATATTAACTTAGGTTGGTGTTCCTTTCCTAAATTAGAATATTAATATAAAAGCATGACCTAATTCTGTCATATTGTAGTAAAATCTAGGCAACATTAGTGTCCCACACGTGTCAatcattcatttttttttatttttttggcgaAAAGAAATATGTAATATAAAAAACGATATATTCATCGAAGCGATGAAAACTACCGATAAGGATTACAAAGAAAGAAAGGATACAACACACTTGGAATAATACAACAAACAATCCTATTGACAAAGTAAAAAAAGGATTTTGTTCCCAAACGTAAGCTTGCACACCATGAACGAGCTTGAGCTTAATAATTCATAGAAATGTTACATAAATGGTCCCTCCACAACTTTAAATGATCAAAATATCCTTTATTACATAAATGGTCCCTCCACAACTTTAAATGGTCAAAATATCCTTTATTCTCATTTTGTGGATTTTTAATTAAATCGTTATTTATTTATACTCTTGATCATTTCGTATGAAAGCAGCCGTGTATGTGTGCAATACGTTCCGTCGAACAAATTTATTtgctataattaataatttaatttaatttggcGGGAGAAGGAATTAGTATATGGCGAACAAGTTAATTAGTGAAATGGGTCTACTGCCCAAATCAATTACCAACATATTTGCAGCTCGCAATATCATTACCGCTAAGGTACATacattacatttattaattattaattaatagatACTAAACTACTAGTAATCGATCTATCTATAGTATATTTCAAATCCTATTTTTCTTTGATTAGGGTTTATGTGTATGTGTTAAATCGAACCAGTTGAATTCTGTTTTCGTGCTTTTAATAATTAGGTTACTAATAATGCTGTTAGTACACTCTAATTCAATTCATTTTACTTAATTGAACATTTGGTGAATGAAGGATATGACATCAAAAATCATGTATGTTGTTACTGTAATTGTTACTATTTTATTATTGTATCAAATGTTAttactatttattaattattttctAAGTTCCAAATGCCAAGTTGCCAACAATTTAATATCATGCCCTTATAAGTTCATAGAAGGAAGTAAACACAAATGTTTGTATAGACCAATTATAATAAACATATTTGTTTTAGGAGAATatcatctatagtttctattatattgctaaaatgatgatgtcattattatgataattcctttgttaagaaaaaatcaaaaagaaaaagaaaaaaatctaagcatggtgagtgatgtcattatttaaataattttaaattaaaattaaatcttattaattaattattattattaaatcaataattattttaattattaaaattaaataattttaattaattattttgaattgagtacgagaaggtatataaGTTAGGCAGAAGGAAGCCAATTctacatttttattttaatttatacttttaaaataaaattacaaccgatattatctcttatgattggatgtggattgtttaatatgcattttaggtgtttgatgaaatgttcagctgacgagtttcttagccgGACtgtgtggtttcacgggtcattaaactaaataacttcagcatttacgttcacttaatacctaaaacatatcattaaactgtttcatttaaacaaacccgtgattccacgggtcatttcactagtattaaaCATATCTGTTATTACGTTATCGTTGATTAGATTCACGGTTTCACAGTATTTTATGCAATctaatgtttttattttattgGTTAGGATGCATTATCCTTGACTGAATTTGAGTTGATGGAATTGTTAGATGTGAGTTTGTCAGAAGTAACATTTGCGGTTTCTCTCATTAGTCAGATTGCTTCTCCACCATGTCAAACGGTAATTAAGCTTACTCTAATAGCCCtaagtttaattattatttttttggcaCCAAATGTCGAATTGTAGCATCTTTTTTTAGGTTTTGGGTGTTTATTTATTAAATCCTTTTATGTTCTATACATAGTATGATCTGGTGTGGTGTATATTAAAGATAATGCGAGTGTTTTATGATGGTTTTAGGTTCAATCCATACTTGAGCAACGTATGCAAAATGAGTATCTGACAGGTCATCTTCCAACAAATTTAAAGGGTCTCGATGCAGCGTTATCTGGTGGGCTACCTTTTGGTGCTCTGACAGAGTTGGTTGGGCCCGCAGGAATTGGGAAAACACAAGTATTCTTATTAAGTTCATGCTCATGATTATAGATACATTAGTAGCCGTTTTAGTCCCTTAAACACTTGATAAAAGGTTGCAAAAAATCGCTACTCAGAGTACTCGGTCAGGACTTTTTAGGGAGTACGCAGAAACTCGGGGAGTCCTCGGatgttgaccaaggttgactttgaccgattttgactgAGTTTGACCAAGGTTTACCGAGTACTCACCGAGTGATTCTGAGTTTTCCAACCTTGCACTTTAATCATGTCTTTTGCTTATTGGTTTAAAGTCTTGAATTTGCAGTTCTGTTTGAAGATTTCTCTTTTGGCTGCATTGCCATCTTGTTACGGAGGATTGGATGGTCATGTAATATATATTGACGTAGAATCCAAATTTAATTCGAGAAGGTATTTATGATTTGAACGTAGATTTCAAATAATTatatctgttttttttttcttttttttcttttctcataATAGGTAAATAGATATTTTTTGTGTTCTTTGCAGGTTAATTGAAATTGGTCTTAGTAGTTTTCCCGAAGTATTTTGCTTGGATGGCATATCAAAAGAGGTATGCTTTGTATGTCTTACTAATAATCCACatgtttttttcttttcttctttttttttttttttttttttttccaattccttttgttttttttttttgtgtagaTGGCAGGTAGAATCACAGTTTTAAGACCTGGTTCGCTGACTGAGTTCACTGAGAGGTATAAgaatctactttttttttttttttttgtctaaaaTTGTCCATTTTTTTTGTGTTTTAAGTTCACTTCACTTTTAATTTTCGTGTTTAAAACTTGAGATTTACAAAAATATCGTTTGCAGCTTGCAAAAAATCAAAGTTTCACTCCTCCAGCATCAAGTGAAGTTGCTAGTCATTGATAGCATGGCTGCTCTTGTTTCTGGGTTAGTTAACCtcgtaaaattaaaattaaatttatatcatttttattaatatcaatattaattttgttaaagAAATGTGCATTGCACTTTATTTAGGGAATATGATCAAGGGCCTCAAAGGCAACATCCATTGGGTTGGCATATATCATTTCTTAAGTAAGTGAGCCTAATTCTTTCCAGATTTGTTTTTCTGTTCAGATTTGTTTTATTAAATTGATTGCTATGTTTTAATTGAATTTTTAAGATCACTTGCTGAATTTTCACGAATACCTGTGGTGATGACAAATCAAGTAAGATCTCGAAGCACTAATCAAATCACTCGGTATTCTTTTGAAGGTACAAAGTCATcatagttttaataaatatgtttTTAGCAAGTTTCCACTTTATCTTAATTAATTAAATAGTACAAAATCATGTTATGCAGGAAAGAACAGTGTGAGTACTACAAACGATGATAGTCGACAATTTGATTCTCATCTTGTGGCTGCTTTAGGAATACACTGGGCTCATGCTGTCACTGTTCGCCTTGTTCTTGAGTCTAGATCAGGTTCATTCAACACTTCTCAACACATGTAATTAAAGGTAGCAATGTCGACCCATTTACTACAAATGGGTCGGTTATGGTTTTGTTTTATGTCAAACGGATCTAACGGGTCAAATCAATGAACAGAGAAAGCTAAACCCGCTATTGATTTGTAAATAAAGGTAGCAATGTTGACCCATTTACTACAAATGGGTAGGTTATGGTTATGTTTTTATGTCAGACGGGTCGAACAGCCCAAATCATTGAACAGAGAAAGGCAAATGGGTCGAACGGGTCAAACATTATACAGAAAATTCTGAACCAGCTATTGACATGTAATTAAAAGTAGCAATGTCGACCCATTTACTACAAATGGGTTGGTTATGGTTATGTTTTTTTGTCAAATGGGTCGAACGGCTCAAATCACTGAACAGAGGAAGTCAAATGGGTCGAACTGGTTAAAGTAGTGTAGGTCCTGCAAAAATGGAATCCAAATATTGGTCAATAGTTGtgcattatatatatcatttgtgagTGTATCTaagatctttttttttattttttttgcaggCCAACGATTTATAAAAGTGGCAAAATCTCCAATGTCGCCACCTCTTGCGTTCCCTTTTAAAGTCACTTCGCAGGGAATAATATTGCTTAATGACACCGGAGTAGAAATGATAGGACCGCAAATTAATGCAATCGATCATCAAGGTTTGTTTTAACTTTATCttgttaaagtaattttattactcaCTGTAATATTGCCCTATATTTCACTCGGTATATAACATAAGCTCTTTTTTGTTTGTTAAGAAATACAAGTAGCTTAATAAGCTTGTTCATGATGAATTGCAGGTCACAGTGACATAATTTTATCGTAGCGATGAACTTTGAAGatcccataaacaagtcatgctTGATTCCTCCAAAGTTGTTTTATATATTCATACATTCTTAAGTGAAAGTTGTAATGTTGTTTCAAATATCTTAAAATCGTTCAAGTATATCAAATTATTACAAGTCCTTTTTAGCCACATTTTAAGAAAGTTCAAGTATTTTAATTAGTAGGAACATATGGTGAATATTTTTTGAATTCAAAATGCCAAACGTACGAGTTTATACCTGTCGAGGTTACCAATGAGAGTGAATATTTTCTTCATCCGTAACGGCAAATATATTTTCCCTGATATACGTACTAAAACTGGGTTATCCTTTAACACCAGATCACTTGTGATGGTTAAATGTCTTTTTAAAATACAGGGTATGTAAAACCTTATTTTTTTCAGGCAAAAGTAAcgaatacttttataaaaacgaaaacGTTTTCGAACAGAAAACGAATTCAACGAGAAATACAAGAAAGAAACACTAATGAAGTTTGTACCTAGAAAGCGGCTAAACAAAAGAACTATCTATACCGAGCCTCATCTAACCTAAAACGATCTTGAACCTTACTAACAATTACTGACAATCTATATCAAAGGACAACGAATCCAAAATGATGGTACGACTCATGAACCCAATAAAGACGAACTCAAATATTTTTTATGAACACTCCGAACTTTTCCATTTCGGCGCCTTGAACCAATTTCGACTTTCGCTTATGATGGTTTTTAGAAATTACCGGTGCACGTGGAACTCACTAGATTTGATAGGATTAGCCGAAGCCGGTTCGCTCTCGGTCATACAAGTCATCATAGCATCGAAAGCCGTGAAAGCCTCGACGGTCATTTTAATCAACCCCGTGACATCATTCTTCTTATCTAACTTCCTCCCCTTGAACAAAATTTTGAATAGCTTCCCCGCAATCCAAGTCTTCCTCGTAATCGATGAGCTTATAAGTATCCGATTTAGAAGCGTCTTTCCTTTAAGTTGAAATTACTATTGCCCAATAAGTTACGGAGTGTTATTGCACATTGTATAAACGATAAGGATCTATTCTGACAGTATTTTATTCTTATCTTTTTTCCGTATATATTCTGAAAGAACATAAACAACTGCAATCATAATCGCAATTTTAAAGCAAACAAAAGAAAGATGCCTTTGAAAATGGTGGACGCAACCTTATCAACCTTCAATTctgtttttgaaaaattcaaatctgaAGCACCCAACAACAAAAGCAATCTCATTTTGTTTTTAGCCGATAATGAACCTTCCACTAATCTCAGTTGGTGCCctggtaaaatttaataattttgaaAGTtgttagatttatatatattttgctgTTATTATTGAACTGTGTTTGATCCATTTTATCAAATTAGTAACTGCTGATATTGCTATTACAGTTTGTGATGTGAacctttatttatgtatttatttgaaTTTTAAACCCAGGGTTATTGTTTTTGACTGCATATTGTATGTTTGATCTCAAAAGTCAAACTTATCAATATatgattttagtacctttttttttttttttttttttttttttgagataaatattatgaaaattgaaGTATCCAGCAATTCAAGAATCAAGATACAGTTCGACTCGATTGATTTGATATTTATTCAAGTAGAAAAATGAGTTTGAAACATACAATGACCTAAATTTGATCTTAGAGGGTGTTTGGGAATGCATATGCTTATACCTTATTGCTTTTTTAAAAGCAAATCGCACTTTATTGATGCATATGCTTATACCTTATTGCTTTTTTTTAGCTGCATGATCTTTTGACTATCGAATTGAATTTTTTCTTTTTtgagtaagcgaggaaaccctcctatgaacgagcacattggctcccccatagaaggtaaaacctcgggtaatcaagcccccgagcgcgagacatggtactgggtgaattgcgcattatgcgcaccctctagtcacactccctttttgaacaatttggcatagccataaTTGAAcctgggtggtgtgcttcattgagcAACTCGGTGGTCACTCAGGCAAGCCTGCATGGTTatcgaattgaatttttgtattgtgAAAATTAACAAAAACCAACCCGAACCACCCTAAGAGTTTTAATTCTTACCATGTGAAAGCATTTATCTCGTGTTAATCTAATGCTTGTATTCATAAAACGCATATGCGTTCATGagatttaaaattaatctttacatGGTTTTCACATGTTGCTTTGGTGTTCTAATCACATTTATTTTCATCAACAGATTGTGTTCGAGCTGAACCagttatatacaagaaacttgaatCATCTGGTGATGATGTGGCACTCCTGAGGGCTTATGTTGGAGACCGGCCTACGTGGCGGAACCCACATCACCCATGGAGGGTCGACTCAAACTTCAAGCTTAAGGGAGTCCCGACTCTAATCCTTTGGGAAAATGGTGAGGTTAAAGGTCGGCTTGAAGACCATGAAGCACACGTCGAACGCAAGATTGATGCACTTATCGCCTCCAAATGATATTTCAAGTGTTCCAAATCTGATATATGCTGAAAACTATGTTTTGACTTGTTGACCAGAAATAAATTGAGGTTATGAATGTTGAAAACTACTCCGTATGTTTTTAgttcaatactatgaatgttgccATGTTGGTTTCAATTTCTCCCATGATGATATAAATCGAGTTCCCTTGTGAGATATGTGTGTTTATACCAGCAAAAATAGTTCATTCCCTATACTAATGGACCTCATTTCTGTTCATAATGTTTGTATTTATATTCATTTTGATCTTGTGTCGTACACGTGAGTATTATAAATAGATGATTGAGCATGTATTTTAGCACTTGTATTGTGGTTATTAACGCATGCTCTAGCATGTAGTCCGTGACTGATTATTGCTGAGAAACTATAAGATTTTATTGTGAACACAAGCACTAAAATTGAAATGTATACCATACTATTTGATCTTGTTTACATGAATGGGGAAATATTAAGGAGAACAGAGGCCTTCTATTTGTTGAAGTTAGATCAAGATAAGTCGTTAATATAAAATTATAAATGTGCCTCATCTAGTGATCTAGATCTGAATcagtaaaagaaaagaaaagaaaataaaataaaataaaataaatactgtACCTTCCCCATACTACTGACATTCTATCAATTATGCAATAAACAGAACATGAACTCCCAAGCATGTTGCAAAATGTCCTGTATTTTCCATTTCCTTATGACAAACATGATCATAAATATATActgttaaaatgcaatgcaaatttggtattataaaataatatacatgtaaaatatctagatattaatatgtataagaaaatatctagatattagaaaataaaagaaaaatctagaaaaaaaaaatatagatatttgtatagaaatatctagatatttatccatgaaaatatctagtttctagaatgttcaatggggtagtataaatatgggtgatgagtagttcatttgtgTAAGGAGTGAGTAAGTGAAatgtgaagtagagaagaagtaagaagtgaagaagagttagaagtagaagttgtgaagaagtaagagtgtgagttgagtccataatattgtaattgtttctttgtattaataaaagtgttctttgttaagtttcccggttaagcctcagtttgtgtttaagttcttagtgcacttgtgttgtatctattatatggtcggctttgccgcctaagtgatagatggtcggttataccgcctgaatgatatatggtcgacactgtcgcctaagtattattgtgcactaaagatttataaaattaaaggctaaccaacgtcaaagtgttggtgtagtgagtgagtataacctaggtcctcaatagtgggtgtgttgggctcgtcgaagcttacaacaattggtatcagagcgggtcgttcgggaccatttctagtgga
This genomic stretch from Rutidosis leptorrhynchoides isolate AG116_Rl617_1_P2 chromosome 11, CSIRO_AGI_Rlap_v1, whole genome shotgun sequence harbors:
- the LOC139876943 gene encoding DNA repair protein RAD51 homolog 2-like isoform X2 is translated as MANKLISEMGLLPKSITNIFAARNIITAKDALSLTEFELMELLDVSLSEVTFAVSLISQIASPPCQTVQSILEQRMQNEYLTGHLPTNLKGLDAALSGGLPFGALTELVGPAGIGKTQFCLKISLLAALPSCYGGLDGHVIYIDVESKFNSRRLIEIGLSSFPEVFCLDGISKEMAGRITVLRPGSLTEFTESLQKIKVSLLQHQVKLLVIDSMAALVSGEYDQGPQRQHPLGWHISFLKSLAEFSRIPVVMTNQVRSRSTNQITRYSFEGKNSVSTTNDDSRQFDSHLVAALGIHWAHAVTVRLVLESRSGSFNTSQHM
- the LOC139876943 gene encoding DNA repair protein RAD51 homolog 2-like isoform X1, with the translated sequence MANKLISEMGLLPKSITNIFAARNIITAKDALSLTEFELMELLDVSLSEVTFAVSLISQIASPPCQTVQSILEQRMQNEYLTGHLPTNLKGLDAALSGGLPFGALTELVGPAGIGKTQFCLKISLLAALPSCYGGLDGHVIYIDVESKFNSRRLIEIGLSSFPEVFCLDGISKEMAGRITVLRPGSLTEFTESLQKIKVSLLQHQVKLLVIDSMAALVSGEYDQGPQRQHPLGWHISFLKSLAEFSRIPVVMTNQVRSRSTNQITRYSFEGKNSVSTTNDDSRQFDSHLVAALGIHWAHAVTVRLVLESRSGQRFIKVAKSPMSPPLAFPFKVTSQGIILLNDTGVEMIGPQINAIDHQGHSDIILS
- the LOC139877417 gene encoding thioredoxin-like protein Clot — its product is MPLKMVDATLSTFNSVFEKFKSEAPNNKSNLILFLADNEPSTNLSWCPDCVRAEPVIYKKLESSGDDVALLRAYVGDRPTWRNPHHPWRVDSNFKLKGVPTLILWENGEVKGRLEDHEAHVERKIDALIASK